Proteins co-encoded in one Lasioglossum baleicum chromosome 14, iyLasBale1, whole genome shotgun sequence genomic window:
- the LOC143215641 gene encoding uncharacterized protein LOC143215641 encodes MFKQCVINRRAVRIIEVLLNSKAAQDAYNEASQLREKVIANGTKDPGKLDDLRIEVGSCKQHGLSEPGQAATNDRKLDVIGSEFVERLGKQLQSIPQKSHNLRRDILNKQAELMTFVALRLKPNANEPDGDSANFEVVAQLETQQKDFESLKTCLEQAEAMEANIVEQILTDARGKIIIITFFQGHQFFLVISSIP; translated from the exons atgtttaaacaatg tgtaattaaccGCAGagcagttcggataatcgaggttctactaaacAGT AAAGCGGCTCAGGACGCTTACAACGAGGCGTCGCAGCTGCGCGAGAAAGTTATCGCCAACGGTACAAAGGATCCAGGGAAACTAGACGACCTGAGGATCGAGGTTGGATCCTGTAAGCAGCACGGTCTATCCGAGCCGGGTCAAGCGGCAACCAACGACCGGAAGCTGGACGTCATCGGAAGTGAATTCGTCGAGCGTTTGGGGAAGCAGCTGCAGAGCATTCCTCAAAAGTCTCATAATCTTCGTCGAGACATACTGAACAAGCAGGCCGAGCTTATGACATTCGTGGCTTTACGATTAAAGCCCAACGCTAACGAGCCCGACGGGGATAGTGCTAACTTCGAGGTAGTTGCGCAACTGGAGACGCAACAGAAGGACTTCGAGAGCCTGAAAACATGTTTGGAACAGGCCGAAGCGATGGAAGCGAATATCGTCGAGCAAATATTGACGGACGCTCGCGGTAAGATCATAATAATCACATTTTTTCAGGGACATCAATTTTTTCTCGTGATTTCGTCAATCCCTTAG
- the LOC143215777 gene encoding uncharacterized protein LOC143215777, with the protein MFLIGVIVAYEAEQAKLMEMKKMEEQKELQTQLDRVSEELQTEKEKTSQTKERLRQVDAQLQKAKIKLREMETEGVTNEEKIQMLQANLKSLTTQMKQKEQLMETKMKDTQKTLKSSEALISKVEKQRDSFETRLFELKEKMCAKDNETMCRIKELSEKLESVTWEFGVEREKKQQVEDALNDIEERYRQLEEKSNQLCEMAERTKDLTITEGTHSDNEVRLFNELQETKEELEMHKQMVLELQQEKEEIVAVMHQAANHTEDQESREKLAAQLVFKNTELKNLMLQYSELKKIAKNAQEKSGTLERQLIEIQERLHSQTKEGGKLGLSAQAIELQQEVSDLRNNLAEVLQQKEELETALTQKQLELEQRDIVMREQGKVLKLRDELLVLLKGKTQEENDESHDGENNEYTDQVFQSDTDTYWLTTVIERVQLDKQIALKTEAIQELYTTLKSKQMQVMRLEKMVKLMEDQQDRAQAQRTRLENRIAQLEMALQRNKEQRYVRDKLSFPMMSQEIGDQNRSSDSDQPASLDSFVSHYSSRPNPYGSVIKRSEAALSTIASQTDDNQSYQDLEVVSRQSSSDEEQQYVCERCRKLEPLSKDDEQWSNKDSSNEDGQESFRNRFSDEPTLGKRQYFVNNDIRKNVYYYPPAVRGRSFIPSRSSPRAESSNVYDSSRESHDPYQTGGCQRLHALRYYVRLLPTNRYPSRNEDL; encoded by the exons ATGTTTTTGATAGGTGTGATAGTAGCATACGAGGCCGAGCAAGCGAAGTTAATggaaatgaaaaaaatggagGAGCAAAAGGAGCTGCAAACGCAGTTGGATAGAGTTTCCGAGGAGTTGCAAACGGAGAAGGAGAAGACCAGCCAGACCAAGGAACGTCTGCGACAAGTGGATGCGCAACTGCAAAAGGCGAAAATAAAATTACGCGAGATGGAGACGGAAGGAGTTACCAACGAAGAGAAGATTCAGATGCTGCAAGCGAACCTGAAGAGTCTGACCACTCAGATGAAACAGAAGGAGCAGCTGATGGAAACAAAGATGAAGGACACGCAGAAGACGTTGAAGAGTAGCGAGGCCTTGATCTCCAAGGTCGAGAAGCAGAGGGACAGCTTCGAAACACG ATTGTTCGAATTGAAAGAGAAGATGTGCGCGAAGGATAACGAGACAATGTGCAGGATCAAAGAACTGTCTGAGAAGCTGGAGTCTGTCACCTGGGAGTTCGGTgtggaaagagagaaaaa ACAGCAAGTCGAGGACGCGCTGAACGACATAGAGGAACGTTACAGGCAGCTCGAAGAGAAGAGCAATCAATTATGCGAGATGGCAGAGAGGACTAAGGATCTTACTATCACGG aaGGTACTCATTCGGATAACGAAGTCCGGTTGTTCAACGAGTTACAAGAGACCAAAGAGGAGCTAGAGATGCACAAGCAGATGGTTTTGGAGCTGCAACAAGAAAAGGAGGAGATCGTGGCGGTGATGCACCAAGCGGCC AATCACACCGAAGATCAAGAGTCGAGGGAAAAGCTGGCTGCCCAGTTGGTGTTCAAGAACACCGAGCTGAAGAACCTGATGCTGCAGTACTCGGAACTGAAGAAGATCGCAAAAAACGC CCAAGAAAAAAGTGGAACGTTAGAACGTCAGCTGATAGAGATCCAGGAGAGGCTGCATTCGCAGACAAAAGAAGGTGGCAAACTTGGGTTAAGCGCGCAAGCGATCGAGCTGCAGCAAGAGGTTTCCGATCTTCGCAACAACTTGGCGGAAGTTCTCCAGCAGAAGGAGGAGCTTGAAACTGCGTTGACTCAGAAGCAGTTGGAGCTGGAGCAGCGTGACATCGTGATGCGTGAACAAGGAAAGGTTCTCAAGCTGCGGGACGAATTATTAGTCCTTCTGAAAGGCAAGACTCAAGAAGAGAATGATGAATCGCATGATGGCGAGAACAACGAGTACACTGATCAGGTATTTCAGAGCGATACGGATACATACTGGCTTACAACTGTAATTGAACGTGTCCAACTCGATAAACAGATAGCCCTGAAGACGGAGGCGATCCAAGAGCTGTACACGACCCTGAAGAGCAAGCAGATGCAGGTGATGCGTCTGGAGAAGATGGTGAAGCTGATGGAGGACCAACAGGACCGTGCCCAGGCGCAACGCACGCGTCTGGAGAACCGGATTGCTCAGCTGGAGATGGCCTTGCAAAGGAACAAGGAACAGCGGTATGTGAGGGACAAATTGTCCTTCCCTATGATGTCTCAGGAAATCGGCGATCAGAATCGTTCCAGCGATTCCGATCAGCCAGCTTCGCTGGACTCTTTTGTCTCGCACTATTCTTCCCGTCCCAACCCCTACGGTTCAGTGATCAAACGGTCAGAAGCTGCGCTCAGCACCATAGCCTCGCAAACAGACGATAATCAGTCCTATCAGGACCTCGAGGTCGTTTCGCGACAGAGCTCCTCCGATGAGGAACAACAGTACGTATGCGAACGTTGTCGCAAACTTGAGCCTCTGAGTAAAGACGATGAACAATGGTCGAACAAAGACAGCTCAAACGAGGACGGTCAGGAGTCTTTTCGTAACAGGTTCTCGGATGAGCCCACTCTAGGGAAGAGACAGTATTTCGTAAATAATGATATTCGTAAGAACGTTTATTACTACCCACCTGCGGTCAGGGGTAGGAGCTTCATCCCCTCGAGAAGCAGCCCGCGTGCAGAATCTTCCAACGTGTACGACAGTAGCAGGGAGTCGCACGACCCTTATCAAACAGGAGGCTGTCAACGTTTGCACGCTCTTCGCTATTACGTTCGCCTACTACCGACTAATAGGTACCCTTCTCGCAACGAGGACTTGTAG